In Plectropomus leopardus isolate mb chromosome 17, YSFRI_Pleo_2.0, whole genome shotgun sequence, the DNA window ttgtcctgCAGGCATCAATCAAGGCAGCTGTTACAGAATCAACCATTTCCCTGACGACAATGACTACGACACAGACAGCTCTGAATACCTGCTGCGTAAGTGCTCCCCACTCGTCTTTTTTGTGGAGACGTTATCTTTCCTTTATTTGTAAGGGCGTGCAGGAAGTCCACTGACCTTCAGCGTCTTATTATTCGGCTCTGAGAGCCTGTCTCCAAACAGACGATACTCTTTTATGTGGAGACTgataaaaatgcagaacaaagtCAGAGAAAGTCAGTAGAGAGATGTGACAGCATTCAGTAAAACTGGGTTTAAATGTGTTCAGGGCTGAAATACAAGCAGTACTCTCTATACTATCACCACAACCcatgatatttatttttgtgtttttggatctCTGACTTGCAAATTATTTCAAAGCAATGATAAATTGTTATACAATGGGacaattataatttatttagtCTCACCAAGTCTCcataagaaaatgttggcatgtaTGTTTCTTCAAATCACAAATACATTGTATGTTCCATAATTATCATATCATTTGTAAAGTGACGTAATATATAAGCTGACGTTACCATCAGTAGGTGGAGGGGATGATGGATGGCATGTCACCAGGGTTGCCATCAGTCCcaacaaaatgtagcaaaatgtttatttaaccctttgaaacctgagcaaattggcctaaAAAACCCTGAACTGTGGTGACAGGGATGTGAAATCCTTTTTGAAACCAGATTAAATCATTATGCTCCTTTTGAAAAAGCAAGGCATTTTTCTCTTGTGAAAGcctgttaaaaatgacaatgagcTGGCGTATCCATAGATGGTGATAACATTGGGATATTCAATCAGCAAAAGACCCTCATTTAAGGCACAGCCAATTCAGTATCTGCCCAACATGCAGAGAAGTACAAAGACTTATCAGACTTTGGACAAAGTCCAAACTCAGCCCATTAACCGCTAAATAAAAGGAGGGCTTGATAAAAGACTTCACAGTTGAATAAGCTCGTCCATCCTTCGTAACTTGTAAAATGGCACAGTGATtcatttctgggaggtgatagtcagTGAGAGCTCTTGTTACATCCTGCAGCTGATTAGCAAAGCTTTGTCACAACAAGGCCACAAAGAATAAATGATGAAGGAAGAAGAGGCTGGATGAATGAGGGATCAACCACTCAAAGTGAAAATTCAAAGaatttaaaagaattttttctttcaaaaagtgtgttgctaaatgcatttttaaactcTCTTTAAACTGATTGAGTGATCTTTTTATCGTTGTATTTAGGTGTTAGCAAATTACttcataatttaatatattagtTTATAAATTGATATATTAATTTGCATCCCTCTTTTATTAagctttttctttgttgtctaATCAAATATTGGTTAATGAATTACATTAAGACTGTAAACGATGACTAAATCATGTATTAAAGGGgtagtttggatcttttgaaaTGTGGTTGGATGGGATGCTTATCCATAGTTAGAGTgtaacagtagatgtcagtcagcacgcctccagtttggagaagcaagcTGGAGTATCGGCAATGAAACAAGCAACcgccttaaaaaaatcagcaacagTTTAAGTGTTCTCTAtatcagcctgttctcactacGAACTTGTCAATAgcaccgctctgtcagtgagtttgagcgtgacgccaaaagccaccttggCTGGACATTGGAGAACATGCTCAGACAGAAATTATGGCGTTGTTATGATACACTGGTGGATGGCAGGAGGCCACCGGGCATGTCCACGTGCAACACGTATGGAcgcagcgtcacttgagaacccagctggacagaactggtcgtGTGTGCAttaaatgctgaaggacagcatcaacTCTGCCAAtaaccacgtaatataaggagtgcgagTGCGCTACAGGGCTGGTGGGTGAAAAGATGGATAGGTCCCACAATTAAGCgattttcatgcaggagtctggagtttgcttCCCTTTTGGTTGTATATGGGGcgtttttcttcaccttacctTGTGCCTATTTTGCCTAAAGCTTTTTTCCTAACATTTTGTCCTAATCCTAACCAGCGTGATAGTCAATACTGTTCGGCTTCATCCCAACAAATGTGCATTTATCACTGTAACAGGCTGCGCCATCATACCATGTGCATTTATGACAACACcgtaacagcatcctggagtgtaaacagctgatgcagaagaatacctaaaacatcatgagtagacacagaaggtcactgacagagtggtatttccatttatttccaTCACTCTCCCTAGCTGCAGACAGCCCATTCCAACAGAGAGGCTTTTAATGGCTTCAGTTTCTACTCTTTTGTCAAAGTCATctgactccattgacaaaaacagcagttttagcTTCCTGAATACGGGAGCTTGTGGTCTACAACTGCCTCCAACAGTTGGTTAGTTTCTGTTTTGACTTTGGTGAACTAACCCCTTTAAACACCTAAGTCACACACAAACTAACCACCTGTTAAAagcagctgtagaccagcaaCTGCTCTGTTTAGATGTATTTTTGATGTGCTCTCTCATATCTGCAAACAGACTATAACCCCTGATTTTCACACAGCCATCTTTGGCATACCACCACCAAACTGCTTACAAACTCACAAGCAAAAGCTTTGGCTTTTGCATCACTGCTGGCCTGCAGGCTTCTCCTCTTTAACTGAAGGGCAAAAAAGGCCCCATCGTTCCTGCAGTGGCTAAGGGAGGTGCTTAGCCACTGCTAGGCCACTAATTGTCTTAATAGAGTCTGGTTTGGAAGAGAGTAATAAAAATGGCTTCAATTATCTGTCAGAAAACACTGTCTGatgaaaagcagtaaaaattGGTCAAAATATAGCATTAAATTGAActtctattgatttttttttttaaattgatgtgaGACTCTTTTTAGGAgtctaaaatttgttttgttgctgtcccCCGCCCACAGCAGCACTGTGCTTTAATCTCAGTACTCCTGCATGCTtttgtgctgactgacatctattGTATGTAAAACCCAAACCTCATAAAACCCCTCTTTGaaagatccaaactatccctttaatcaTGTCACgtcctccctcctctgtctctgcaggtatAGTTCGTGCCTCCAGTGTGTTCCCCATCCTCAGCACCATCCTGTTGATGCTTGGTGGGCTGTGTGTCGGAGTGGGCCGAGTCTACAACAAGACAAACAACGTCCTCCTCAGCGCGGGAATTCTCTTTGTAGCTGCAGGTGAGCTGCAGGATTACTCTTGTCAGCCATGTTCCCAAAGAGGAGCAGTTATGAAAGGGCGCATGGGGTTTTATGATGAAGAAAGGCAGCTCAATCTGGTACCTGTGATCACATGTTGTACTCCATCAAAGGTGCAATCATAAAGATGAACTTCACTCCTCACTGAAGAAGGTCAGGATCTACAGTCCTTACTCACCTCGCACAAAAGTGATGGTGACTCGTGTTACTAAGGGTCTCGGTAGTTATGAGAGTCCTGTAATCAGTGGCTGATGAATAACTTAACACAGTGGGAAATCATGGCGTCCATCGTTGTCTCTGGGGAAATCATGGATGATTAGGGCTGTGGTGGCAAGAATATGGCAATACGATATGTACCACGATACAGGGGGTACAATTTAATATATTGCGATTATGTAAGCAAGAcgaaatatgatttttttggtctAATTTGAGGGAAACTAGCGGTGTGCACTTTTTGACTGTGCCTGTTTCAGAGGGCTGTGCTCTTTGTGTTTATGCGAGTGATATGTTGATATTGGATTGTTGGCGTAGTCCAACTATAAGGATGCATTAGCATGTACACCACAAAAGATATGTTGTCAGATGCATCCCAGACCACCTTAGGAAGTGGTTTGAGTCATCAACTCACAGTGTATGTTGATGGTTGTTTACACCTGTATTTCACATTGTACACTTGTGGTGGATCAGCCATGAGATACCACgtaaaagtaaaaactacaaaattcTGGTCGCAATCATATTTATCAATCAAAGTCTTTTTAGATGGAGTCCCTGAAGTTAAATCTCATCACATGTGGGTCTGTGACCTCAGTGCTTCAATTCAGGGTTCCTTGACACAAAAAGGGTTGAAAACTACCGTATTAGACACCTTCTTTCTctatttcttgtttgtttcttgttcaCCAGGTCTGAGCAACATAATTGGCATCATCGTCTACATCTCCAGCAACGCAGGAGACCCCAGCGATAAACGGGATGATGACAAGAAGTACACTTATTCCTACGGCTGGTCGTTCTACTTTGGCGCTCTCTCCTTCATCGTGGCTGAAACTGTGGCTGTCCTCGCCATCAACATCTACATTGAGAAAAATAAGGAAGTCCGCTGGAGGGCGCGGCGCGAGTTCATCCGTtcactctcttcctcttctccatACTCAAGGATACCAAGCTTCCGCTACCGCCGGCGGACGTCCCATGCCAGCTCTCATTCGACTGAGGCGTCGCGGGAGAACTCACCTGTTGGTGGTCTAAAGGGGGCGCCATCTTCCAGTGGACCCCTGGACGAGCTGTCCATGTACGCCCTGGCGAGGGACAGTGTGACGGACAACACGTACAGCCCTGAACACGAAGAGGCTGCCGAGTTTCTCCAGGTCCATAACTGTTTCCCCAATGATTTAAAGGACGGGGTGAATCGCAGGACCACACCGGTGTGAGAGGTATGTTGCTAGGTTCGAGGTTCACCTGGAAGTGGAAGaacaagaaaagacacaaagtcaGCGGGCCAATCTGTTGGAGTGGTTGGGATAGCCTACCATATCAGAGGCAAAGTTTTCGGAAAGACTCTCCTTTTTGAAAGGACCTGAGGAGAACAAAAGGACAGTCAGCTGGACAGAAGATGAGCCAATTAACAgaaactgaaaaccatttatcTGCTTTTAGAGATCATCAAAGCAGAATTATATTGTCTGTGCAGTAGCTGAAATTGGTGTTATCTTTCAACTGTTGCAATGCTTAAATGAGCCGTGTGTGTTGCAAACTGTTCTTAATCGCAGGGCgtcaaaaacagcagcttgGTCAGTGCTCCGTCAGCGTCTGAAACAGAGGCACAAGGCACCCTTTTCACTGGAAACCCATTCACCGCAATGACGTAGTATAAACAGCATGAAAGTAAAAGatgggtggtggatggatcaaacaaacacaggacctTCACCCAGgacactgctgtttgtgtcccgtgtaaaaccaaaagtcaacttaagttgtttgttgtttttttttaaaccatataaTGGAAATGGCTGACAtactatttaaccctttgaaacctggagtgacatcacatcttgtgctgctttcagacccCTTTCACAAGGATTTAAACCTTTAACCCCTAAGCCagttggtgcaatttctttcacaaCAATGGGGGAAAAGCAACAAGTAACCTATTGAGAAATGTAATGTGAACTGCaagagaattattattttagaaaatgatttttaaaaagccagggaaaaatgtctagggaaataaagaaaaaagctaaagatAAACTAcattaattatcataataatgacatatttaaaattatgttacaaaattattatacatGCACCTTTTCAAGgtcatgtccttgtttttcagctttctttttgttttttaattatttatttatttatttttactgtttatcgACAAATTTTCTCACCTATttctaatttcttacaaatttttgAGGTTGTTTCTTCTTTGCTCAGTGCCCtcgtcccatgtttttgaaagaaatcaagccaatttgctcaggtttcaaagagtttaacaCCCAAATTCTTGCATTTTGATCCATTTTATGcatcaatttgttttttatgtgcatCGATTTAGAACAGAAGTCTTTTACTAATGTTCtaaatttctctgttttacattttgaggGGGACAAATTTACACCTATGGAATatggaagtttatttttaaagacactgTAGCATTTAACAATTTCACACGGAAACGGACACGTACAAAATTAGAGGGGTACCTAAAGCGCCATAGTTTGAGGCGTGTGACCCCTGACCAAGCTGCTCCATTGGACGATTGAAAGTGAGAAGGTGTAGTGGATTAAAACCCTTGTTTTTGTAACGATCATGAAACATTGTGGGTGTGGGATGTTGAGACGTGCCAATCAGCAGTATTCTACCTGTAAATTATTCAATAAGGTGCTAAATGAAATGTGCTCTTCAACTTGAAAGTGTTCCATTTGTTTGTGCAGTTGCTATAAAATGTGGACCCTTCTCCAAAGTTTGTATCGTGTCCTCATAACCAGTCTGGTCTTGCCTTATACTCTGATATGTTTGAAGGAGACAACAgggtctctctttctctctcttagcACTGTCCTTTAGAAATAATGTATGGCCTTTTAAACTCaaactataaatatttttaactttttttcagtatggTTTGGGAGTCAGTGTCTTCACAAATGTTTGACTTGCTGAGCTGTGATGTATTGAATGTTTAGTATTTTAGCAGATTGTACAGGTTGAACATCTAATCCTCCAAACAATATGAAAGATTTTGTCTCTCTCGACGTCTCTTTCTTAACCCTATTCTTCTCTGACATTTGTCAGTTGAACACAATGTCTGTTTTGTGAGTGGAGCACCTCTGTTCAGTGGCCCCTTTTTTATTCACTTCCATATCAGTCTGCCATCCTTCCGTCACACCTCCCCGATGGATGTGACACTGTGTACGTGCCTGTCACAAGAGAAGAGCAGCTGACACGAAGGGGGTGCCCAGAACTTTGAAAAATGGCACAGGTCAGGACTTCCTTTTTCTCTGAATGAAAACGTCCAGAGTGTTTATTGGATAAGGATCAGAGTCAGGCGGAGAATGTCTGTCAGGCCGCCTGTGAGTCCATCTGGCTGCCTTCAACCCCCCTCCTCCTATCCCATGTCGAACAGAGGACCCAGACAGAAGCAGAGGGAGCTGTCTGCGACTGCGTCCCCTGAAGGATTTGGCTCTAATAACCAGacgtgtgtgtgtactgtcCTCTTGCACGTCTATCACTGCTCTTTCTTTTAGTTCTCTCAGGAAATACTGTGTTGTTGTGGACACTTTTGAGGTCCTCTCCCTACTTTGTGGCAGTACTGGGAGATGGACCagtgataaagacaaaaactggtgaaaatgctttgagaaaaaaaagccactacTGTATTTAGTAAATGCTGTGAGTGTTTGCTTGAGCTTGCTCCAAGAACCAGCTGgggtgggatttttttcagtcttagGGCTATCGAGTTCTGGTTTAAAGTGAGCTCATTCAATCACAGAGTTGTATTTGATTGTATTTAGTGTGTTTGATATCCCATTAGAGAGTTCATGTAAAAGAAAGCCATCAGTATGATCCATGAGTGTAGATCTTACACTTTTATATCACGATTTGGGGAAAAATTGTGTTTGTAATGTTAAGCTGTAAAGTTGTatataaaagtacaataaaaagtacaaaaacaaaaacgccaAGAGACTGAATGTGCAAAAGAAGATTCAAAGCATAATTTAACTGAGCAGTGACTCGACAATAATGCCTTGATGCAATCTGGCATTGGTCTTACAattcattttaccattttatattcaggtaaacacacactggaTTCAGTCAGAAAAGTTCATCTAATCTTCTGTTTTGTAAGGTGAAGTTCAGTAAATATGTTTAGGAGATTTCCTTTATCTGCCATTTGTGTTGAGCAGCTTTACTTCACTGAATATGCCTTTGTTGACTGAGGGCTTACTATTGTTGTAAAAAAGGCATATACTCACTTATTTTTCTTCCAAGAAGCGATAAACAGTTGCCAACAGGAtgtgttgcattaaaaaaaaaatcactaagaCTAAACTTATTggagggtgagtagataatgactaaACTTTCTATAACGACTGGTGAACTTTCTCTTTAagaccattaaaacaaaatgtactcaCCATAAAAACCAAACATCTGACTTCTTGCAGCAGCATTTTCCAAACCTCTCCTCGAGTAGGCTACCATtagtcctgcatgttttagatctccCCTGCTGCAACACAATGGGTTCAAATGATCAACTCGTtatgaactcctgaagctgctgatCATTTAActcagctgtgttgcagcaggtaGAGATCTACAACATGCAGGACAAGTTGTAGGCCTATTCGAAGAGAGGTTGTTTGGGAAAAGCTGCCTTAGAGGGTCTTTTAGCTCAACCAAACACCAAACATGACCTATTAGGCCGCCATAtgacaatacatttttcatgtactaaaaaaaaacacacaaactagaAACCAAAAGTTTTTATACTAGGCTGTgagcatgtttatttctgctgtgaagttgggcattttacCATGGGGGTCTATAAGCACTGACCAAGgggcaacctccagggctgagaAATGTCTGCCAATAGTCCTCATCGCAtgcctctcgtccaaatatggtcacttctggctccaagaAACAAAGATGGCTACGTCCGAAATGCTGACCATGAGGCTCTAAAATGGCATTCgtcaaaccaatgggtgacataaTGGTAGCTAAGTCAATTCTTTATAAAGTCTGTGAGATTGATTCGCccctg includes these proteins:
- the LOC121956952 gene encoding voltage-dependent calcium channel gamma-4 subunit-like yields the protein MGWCDRGVQTLLATVGAFAAFSLMTIAIGTDYWLYSRAYICNSTNATTDETQSQPKTKKGDLTHSGLWRICCIEGINQGSCYRINHFPDDNDYDTDSSEYLLRIVRASSVFPILSTILLMLGGLCVGVGRVYNKTNNVLLSAGILFVAAGLSNIIGIIVYISSNAGDPSDKRDDDKKYTYSYGWSFYFGALSFIVAETVAVLAINIYIEKNKEVRWRARREFIRSLSSSSPYSRIPSFRYRRRTSHASSHSTEASRENSPVGGLKGAPSSSGPLDELSMYALARDSVTDNTYSPEHEEAAEFLQVHNCFPNDLKDGVNRRTTPV